In the genome of Bradyrhizobium sp. CIAT3101, one region contains:
- the gatA gene encoding Asp-tRNA(Asn)/Glu-tRNA(Gln) amidotransferase subunit GatA, whose translation MTDLTSLTLAEARKGLADKTFTSLELTDAHLNAIEAARVLNAFVMETPDQARAMAKAVDEKIAKGEGGPLAGIPLGVKDLFATKGVRTTACSKILGNFVPTYESTITSQLWRDGAVMLGKLNNDEFAMGSANETSCFGPVGNPWRRDGSNTTLVPGGSSGGSASAVAALLCMGATATDTGGSIRQPAAFTATVGIKPTYGRCSRWGIVAFASSLDQAGPIARTTRDAAMLLRSMAGHDPKDTTSVDVAVPDYEAAIGRSVKGLKIGIPKEYRLDGMPAEIEKLWSEGAAWLKAAGAELVEVSLPHTKYALPAYYIVAPAEASSNLARYDGVRYGLREQGKNIIEQYENTRAEGFGAEVRRRVMIGTYVLSAGYYDAYYLRAQKVRTLIKKDFEDCFAKGVNAILTPATPSAAFGIGEKGGADPVEMYLNDIFTVTVNMAGLPGIAVPAGKDAQGLPLGLQLIGRPFDEETLFSLGEVIEQAAGRFTPARWW comes from the coding sequence ATGACCGATTTGACATCGCTGACGCTCGCCGAGGCCCGCAAGGGTCTCGCCGACAAGACTTTCACGTCGCTCGAGCTGACCGACGCGCATCTCAACGCGATCGAAGCCGCGCGCGTGCTCAACGCCTTCGTGATGGAGACGCCCGACCAGGCGCGCGCCATGGCGAAGGCCGTGGACGAGAAGATCGCCAAGGGTGAGGGCGGCCCGCTCGCGGGCATCCCGCTCGGCGTCAAGGATCTGTTCGCGACCAAGGGCGTGCGCACCACGGCGTGCTCGAAGATCCTCGGCAATTTCGTGCCGACCTACGAGTCCACCATCACCTCGCAGCTCTGGCGCGACGGTGCCGTGATGCTCGGCAAGCTCAACAATGACGAGTTCGCGATGGGCTCGGCGAACGAGACCTCGTGTTTCGGCCCCGTCGGCAATCCCTGGCGGCGCGATGGCAGCAACACGACGCTGGTGCCGGGCGGCTCGTCCGGCGGCTCGGCCTCGGCCGTGGCGGCGCTGTTGTGCATGGGCGCGACCGCGACCGACACCGGCGGTTCGATCCGCCAGCCGGCCGCGTTCACCGCGACCGTCGGCATCAAGCCGACCTATGGCCGCTGCTCGCGCTGGGGCATCGTCGCCTTTGCGTCCTCGCTCGACCAGGCCGGCCCGATCGCACGCACCACGCGCGATGCCGCGATGCTGCTGCGCTCGATGGCCGGGCACGATCCGAAGGACACGACGTCGGTCGATGTTGCCGTGCCGGATTACGAGGCTGCGATCGGCAGGTCCGTGAAGGGTCTCAAGATCGGCATTCCCAAGGAGTATCGTCTCGACGGCATGCCGGCCGAGATCGAGAAACTCTGGAGCGAGGGCGCCGCCTGGCTGAAGGCGGCCGGCGCCGAGCTCGTCGAAGTGTCGCTGCCGCACACCAAGTACGCGCTGCCGGCCTATTACATCGTGGCACCGGCGGAGGCGTCCTCCAACCTCGCGCGCTATGACGGCGTCCGCTACGGCCTGCGCGAGCAGGGCAAGAACATCATCGAGCAATATGAGAACACCCGCGCCGAAGGTTTTGGCGCGGAGGTGCGCCGCCGTGTCATGATCGGCACCTATGTGCTCTCGGCCGGCTATTACGACGCCTATTATCTGCGCGCCCAGAAGGTGCGCACGCTGATCAAGAAGGACTTTGAGGATTGCTTCGCCAAGGGCGTCAACGCGATCCTGACGCCGGCGACGCCGTCGGCGGCCTTCGGCATCGGCGAGAAGGGCGGCGCCGATCCCGTCGAGATGTATCTCAACGACATCTTCACTGTGACCGTGAACATGGCGGGCCTGCCGGGCATTGCGGTGCCCGCCGGCAAGGACGCGCAGGGCCTGCCGCTCGGCCTGCAGCTGATCGGCCGTCCCTTCGACGAGGAGACGCTGTTCTCGCTCGGCGAGGTGATCGAGCAGGCCGCCGGCCGCTTCACGCCCGCGAGGTGGTGGTGA
- the gatB gene encoding Asp-tRNA(Asn)/Glu-tRNA(Gln) amidotransferase subunit GatB, which produces MSTATHKLLKGSTGDWEMVIGMEIHAQVTSNSKLFSGASTAFGGEPNSHVSLVDAAMPGMLPVINEECVRQAVRTGLGLNARINLRSVFDRKNYFYPDLPQGYQISQYKSPVVGEGEVVVELDGGRSVSIGIERLHLEQDAGKLLHDRSPTMSNVDLNRSGVALMEIVSKPDIRDAEQAKAYVTKLRSILRYLGTCDGDMEKGSLRADVNVSVRKPGAPLGTRCEIKNMNSITFIGQAIEYEARRQIEILEDGGQIDQETRLYDPNKGETRSMRSKEEAHDYRYFPDPDLLPLEFSQDFVDELKAKLPELPDQKKTRFVADFGLSAYDASVLVAERESAVFYETVLDRLANRARDGKMAANWVINELFGRLNKEGRDITGSPVTSEQLAAIVDLIGEGTISGKIAKDLFEIVWQEGGDPRALVESRGMKQVTDLSAIEKVVDDIIAANPDKAAQVKDKPQSLGWFVGQVMKSSGGKANPQAVNELLKSKLGV; this is translated from the coding sequence ATGAGCACGGCCACGCACAAGCTTCTGAAGGGCTCGACCGGCGACTGGGAGATGGTCATCGGCATGGAGATCCATGCCCAGGTGACGTCGAACTCGAAGCTGTTCTCGGGCGCATCGACGGCGTTCGGCGGAGAGCCGAACAGCCACGTGTCGCTGGTCGATGCCGCGATGCCGGGCATGCTGCCCGTGATCAACGAGGAATGCGTCAGGCAGGCTGTCCGGACCGGGCTTGGCCTCAACGCAAGGATCAACCTGCGTTCGGTGTTCGACCGGAAAAACTATTTCTATCCGGACCTGCCGCAGGGCTACCAGATCAGCCAGTACAAATCGCCCGTGGTGGGCGAGGGCGAAGTGGTCGTCGAGCTCGACGGTGGGCGCAGTGTCTCCATCGGCATCGAGCGGCTGCATCTGGAGCAGGATGCCGGCAAGCTGCTGCACGACCGGTCGCCGACGATGTCGAATGTCGACCTCAACCGCTCCGGTGTGGCGCTGATGGAGATCGTATCAAAACCGGACATCCGCGACGCCGAGCAGGCCAAGGCCTACGTGACCAAGCTGCGCTCGATCCTGCGCTATCTCGGCACCTGCGATGGCGACATGGAGAAGGGGTCCTTGCGCGCCGACGTCAACGTCTCCGTGCGCAAGCCGGGCGCGCCGCTCGGCACCCGCTGCGAGATCAAGAACATGAACTCGATCACCTTCATCGGCCAGGCGATCGAGTACGAAGCGCGCCGCCAGATCGAGATCCTCGAGGATGGCGGCCAGATCGACCAGGAGACGCGGCTCTACGACCCCAACAAGGGCGAGACGCGCTCGATGCGCTCGAAGGAAGAGGCGCACGACTACCGCTACTTCCCCGATCCGGATTTGCTGCCGCTGGAATTCTCGCAAGACTTCGTCGACGAGCTGAAGGCGAAGCTGCCGGAGCTGCCGGATCAGAAGAAGACGCGCTTCGTCGCCGACTTCGGCCTGTCGGCCTATGACGCGAGCGTGCTGGTCGCCGAGCGCGAGAGCGCGGTGTTCTACGAAACGGTGCTCGACAGGCTCGCCAACCGCGCCCGCGACGGCAAGATGGCGGCGAACTGGGTGATCAACGAGCTGTTCGGTCGTCTCAATAAGGAAGGCCGGGATATTACGGGCTCCCCTGTTACCTCCGAGCAGCTCGCTGCAATCGTCGACCTGATCGGCGAGGGCACGATCAGCGGCAAGATCGCCAAGGATCTGTTCGAGATCGTCTGGCAGGAGGGCGGCGATCCCCGTGCGCTGGTCGAAAGCCGCGGCATGAAGCAGGTCACGGATCTTTCGGCGATCGAAAAGGTTGTCGACGACATCATCGCGGCCAATCCCGACAAGGCCGCGCAGGTGAAGGACAAGCCGCAGTCGCTCGGCTGGTTCGTCGGCCAGGTGATGAAGTCATCCGGCGGCAAGGCGAACCCGCAGGCGGTCAACGAGCTGCTCAAGTCCAAGCTCGGCGTCTGA
- a CDS encoding porin — protein MKLVKSLLLGSAAGLIAVGGAQAADLPVKAKAVEYVKICSLYGAGFYYIPGTDTCIKLGGYVRADMVAGGANDYGFNNNQATANGGSNNRLTNYYYTRARMDLNVDTRTATEYGVVRTYADMIFSYDTSQVTGSSPATFNGTNPGLGLYHAFIQFAGFTMGRTVSIFDAPWNSYPAGGPDTIPGGSNHVTGINQFAYTADFGQGITGSLALESPDTQSNGAGNLWNVNGFTASSAVSGAGAIVTTSAATNAGNALVQGQYGVNAWGGTRSPDIVGAVRVDQAWGLAQISVAAHDLHPGYYGTTEPTGHPSDKWGWAVQGSLSIKNIPTGAGDSINLQAVYTDGDTRQNFQVLFPQQFSMYSGSGVGAYQSLGFAGLADGVFGAGTGIDTVKTWGVRGGYTHNWSPYWASAIYGGYAQLKYGDTGKALICANFVAAYGAATATCNPDFNFGVIGVNTVWTPVKNLAFTADLSWSRLDQKYSGTIAIPAISAFAKPAATYELKDQNSLTLLLRAQRTF, from the coding sequence ATGAAGTTGGTTAAGAGCCTTTTGCTCGGCTCAGCGGCGGGTCTGATCGCCGTGGGCGGAGCACAGGCAGCCGATCTCCCCGTGAAGGCCAAGGCGGTCGAATACGTGAAGATCTGCTCCCTGTACGGTGCGGGTTTCTACTACATCCCGGGCACCGACACCTGCATCAAGCTGGGTGGTTACGTCCGTGCTGACATGGTTGCCGGTGGCGCCAACGACTACGGCTTCAACAACAACCAGGCGACCGCGAACGGTGGTTCGAACAACCGTCTGACGAACTACTACTACACCCGCGCTCGTATGGACCTCAACGTCGATACCCGCACGGCGACTGAATACGGCGTTGTCCGTACCTACGCTGACATGATCTTCAGCTATGATACGAGCCAGGTCACCGGCAGCAGCCCGGCGACGTTCAACGGCACCAACCCCGGCCTCGGCCTCTACCATGCGTTCATCCAGTTCGCTGGGTTCACCATGGGCCGTACCGTCTCGATCTTCGACGCTCCGTGGAACAGCTATCCGGCTGGCGGTCCCGACACCATTCCGGGCGGCTCCAACCACGTGACCGGTATCAACCAGTTCGCCTACACCGCGGACTTCGGTCAGGGCATCACCGGTTCGCTGGCGTTGGAAAGCCCCGACACCCAGTCCAACGGTGCGGGCAACCTGTGGAACGTCAACGGCTTCACGGCCTCCAGTGCTGTTAGCGGCGCTGGCGCGATCGTGACGACCTCGGCTGCTACGAACGCTGGCAACGCGCTGGTCCAGGGCCAGTACGGCGTCAACGCTTGGGGTGGCACGCGCTCGCCCGACATCGTCGGTGCTGTTCGTGTTGACCAGGCCTGGGGTCTTGCCCAGATTTCGGTCGCCGCGCATGACCTGCATCCCGGCTACTACGGCACCACCGAGCCGACCGGTCATCCCTCCGACAAGTGGGGTTGGGCTGTCCAGGGTTCGTTGTCGATCAAGAACATCCCGACTGGTGCGGGTGACTCGATCAACTTGCAGGCCGTCTACACCGATGGCGACACGCGCCAGAACTTCCAGGTTCTGTTCCCGCAGCAGTTCTCGATGTACAGCGGCTCGGGCGTCGGCGCCTATCAGAGCCTCGGTTTCGCGGGTCTTGCTGATGGCGTCTTCGGTGCCGGTACCGGTATCGATACCGTCAAGACCTGGGGCGTTCGTGGTGGCTACACCCACAACTGGAGCCCCTACTGGGCGAGCGCCATTTACGGTGGCTACGCTCAGCTGAAGTACGGTGATACGGGCAAGGCTCTGATCTGCGCCAACTTCGTTGCCGCTTACGGTGCCGCCACTGCAACCTGTAACCCCGACTTCAACTTCGGCGTTATCGGCGTCAACACCGTGTGGACCCCGGTCAAGAACCTGGCCTTCACGGCTGACCTGAGCTGGTCGCGCCTGGATCAGAAGTACTCGGGCACGATCGCGATCCCGGCCATCTCGGCCTTCGCGAAGCCGGCTGCGACGTACGAGCTGAAGGATCAGAACTCCCTGACCCTGCTGCTCCGCGCTCAGCGCACCTTCTAA
- a CDS encoding transglycosylase SLT domain-containing protein has translation MAGLSIGCVALAKSNETADDAAKEPAKQAATGTDKGTNNKGTDKGTAKPAAKPPAKDASKGSAKDTAKGASKGAAAPAPVKNGATEAAKKSAKDSGKDAGKTASKDKDKPKPAAAATAPKSRPAASAPASHAAPAVTATVKPSAPAPARPVAAPVLAPATRQHAAPRKPVTPAAVAATSSTSQADKDTLENVIELVRKRKPGDASSYADSISDPVARKLAEWIILRSEDNGASVERYRAFLSANPSWPSQTFLRRRLEAAMWDDRRDDSVGWSWFENESPVSAKGRFVLAKAMLARGDRANAERLVREAWRSDPMSEDTENNALDQFGALLTPGDQKARMDTLLYGSETEAALRAARRLGAGYVALAKARIASFKKAPNTRALLEEVPRELHSDPGFIFSKIQLLRREEKFPEAAQLMLAAPKDPNRLYNLDEWWIERRLLARKMIDTEDFRSAYLIARDAALPSRDIYKTEQEFTAGWIALRFLNDPAAAAQHFARIGVGSVNPTTLARAGYWQGRAAEAAGRQQEARNAYARAAEQSTSYYGQLARAKLGLPQIELNSQPRGRGAERLEIVRAAQLLYELDEREMAVPMLADMGENGDPEALTGLGELTQRYSDARGMLLVGKAALNRGLPFDFYAYPVNGIPQFTQIGPEVERSIVYAIARQESAFNPAVVSPAQAYGLMQVTPDAARYVCKRHGATYDLSRLRNDSSYNATLGAAELGGLLEDYRGSYIMTFAAYNAGRGSVKKWIDRYGDPRESKIDAVDWVELIPFSETRNYVQRIMENLQVYRARFGGGTRLQIEADLRRGAGSVE, from the coding sequence ATGGCCGGCCTGTCGATCGGCTGCGTCGCCCTCGCCAAGTCGAATGAGACCGCCGACGACGCCGCGAAGGAACCGGCCAAGCAGGCCGCCACGGGAACTGACAAGGGAACTAATAATAAGGGAACTGACAAGGGAACTGCGAAGCCGGCTGCCAAACCGCCCGCGAAGGACGCTTCGAAGGGATCGGCCAAGGACACAGCCAAGGGCGCAAGCAAGGGAGCAGCGGCTCCCGCCCCGGTCAAGAATGGCGCGACGGAAGCGGCGAAGAAATCCGCCAAGGATTCCGGGAAGGATGCTGGCAAGACCGCCAGCAAGGATAAGGACAAGCCGAAGCCCGCCGCTGCAGCCACCGCGCCCAAATCACGTCCAGCCGCCAGTGCTCCCGCCTCCCACGCCGCGCCGGCGGTGACGGCCACCGTCAAACCTTCCGCGCCCGCCCCCGCGAGACCGGTCGCAGCGCCGGTGCTGGCACCGGCGACCCGCCAGCACGCCGCCCCGCGCAAGCCGGTGACGCCGGCCGCCGTTGCGGCGACATCGTCGACGTCGCAAGCCGACAAGGACACGCTGGAAAACGTCATTGAGCTCGTGCGCAAGCGCAAGCCGGGCGATGCCAGCAGTTACGCGGATTCGATTTCGGACCCCGTTGCGCGGAAGCTCGCGGAATGGATCATCCTGCGCAGCGAGGACAATGGCGCGAGCGTTGAGCGCTACCGCGCCTTCCTCTCGGCCAATCCGAGCTGGCCGTCGCAGACCTTCCTGCGCCGGCGCCTGGAGGCCGCGATGTGGGACGACAGGCGCGACGATTCCGTCGGCTGGTCGTGGTTCGAGAACGAATCCCCCGTTTCGGCCAAGGGCCGCTTCGTGCTGGCCAAGGCGATGCTGGCACGCGGCGACCGCGCCAATGCCGAGCGCCTCGTGCGCGAAGCCTGGCGCAGCGATCCGATGTCGGAGGATACCGAGAACAACGCGCTCGACCAGTTCGGCGCCCTGCTCACGCCGGGCGACCAGAAGGCGCGGATGGATACGCTGCTCTATGGCAGCGAGACCGAGGCAGCGCTGCGCGCCGCGAGGCGCCTTGGCGCCGGCTATGTCGCGCTCGCCAAGGCCCGCATCGCGTCCTTCAAGAAGGCGCCGAACACGCGCGCTCTGCTCGAAGAGGTGCCGCGCGAGCTGCACAGCGATCCCGGCTTCATCTTCAGCAAGATCCAGCTGCTGCGCCGCGAAGAGAAGTTTCCTGAGGCGGCACAGCTCATGCTGGCGGCGCCGAAGGATCCGAACCGGCTCTACAATCTCGACGAATGGTGGATCGAGCGGCGCCTCCTGGCGCGCAAGATGATCGACACCGAGGACTTCCGCAGCGCCTATCTGATCGCACGCGACGCGGCGCTCCCCTCGCGCGACATCTACAAGACCGAGCAGGAATTCACGGCGGGCTGGATCGCGCTGCGCTTCCTCAATGATCCCGCGGCAGCCGCCCAGCACTTTGCCCGCATCGGCGTCGGCAGCGTCAATCCGACCACGCTGGCGCGTGCCGGTTACTGGCAGGGCCGCGCCGCGGAAGCCGCGGGCCGCCAGCAGGAGGCGCGCAACGCCTATGCCCGCGCTGCCGAGCAGTCGACGAGCTATTACGGCCAGCTCGCGCGCGCGAAGCTCGGCTTGCCGCAGATCGAGCTGAACAGCCAGCCGCGCGGCCGCGGCGCCGAACGGCTGGAGATCGTGCGCGCGGCGCAACTGCTTTACGAACTCGACGAGCGCGAGATGGCGGTGCCGATGCTTGCCGATATGGGCGAGAACGGCGATCCCGAGGCGCTCACCGGCCTCGGCGAACTCACCCAGCGCTACAGCGACGCGCGTGGCATGCTGCTGGTCGGCAAGGCCGCGCTCAACCGCGGCCTGCCGTTCGACTTCTACGCCTACCCCGTCAACGGCATTCCGCAGTTCACGCAGATCGGTCCCGAGGTCGAGCGCAGCATCGTCTACGCGATCGCGCGGCAGGAAAGCGCGTTCAATCCGGCCGTGGTCTCGCCCGCGCAGGCCTATGGCCTGATGCAGGTGACACCGGACGCCGCGCGTTACGTCTGCAAACGGCACGGCGCGACCTATGACCTGTCGCGGCTGAGGAACGATTCGTCCTACAACGCCACGCTCGGGGCAGCGGAGCTCGGCGGCCTGCTCGAGGATTATCGCGGCTCCTACATCATGACCTTTGCGGCCTACAACGCGGGCCGCGGCAGCGTGAAGAAATGGATCGACCGTTACGGTGACCCGCGCGAATCCAAGATCGACGCGGTCGACTGGGTCGAGCTGATCCCGTTCTCCGAAACACGCAATTACGTGCAGCGGATCATGGAGAACCTCCAGGTCTACCGCGCTCGCTTTGGCGGTGGCACGCGGCTCCAGATCGAGGCCGATTTGCGCCGCGGCGCCGGCAGCGTGGAATAA
- the dapA gene encoding 4-hydroxy-tetrahydrodipicolinate synthase — translation MAAKTKFRGSFTALVTPFKNGSLDEAAFRSLVNWQISEGTNGLVPVGTTGESPTLSHDEHKKVVEWCIEEAKGRVPVIAGAGSNSTKEAVELAQHAEKAGANAVLVVTPYYNKPTQEGMYQHFKAINDAIGIPIIIYNIPPRSVIDMSVDTMKRLWELKNIAGVKDATASMVRVSQQRAALGEDFNQLSGEDATIIGYMAHGGHGCISVTSNVAPRLCAEFHAAWQKGDAKAALAIHDKLMPLHNNLFIESNPAPIKYAMSLLGKFDETLRLPMVPVSESTRVAVRSAMVHAGLIN, via the coding sequence ATGGCAGCCAAGACGAAATTCCGGGGGTCGTTCACCGCCTTGGTCACGCCCTTCAAAAACGGCTCGCTGGACGAAGCCGCGTTCCGCTCCCTGGTCAACTGGCAGATCTCCGAGGGCACCAACGGCCTGGTCCCGGTCGGCACCACCGGCGAGAGCCCGACGCTTTCCCACGACGAGCACAAGAAGGTCGTCGAATGGTGCATCGAGGAAGCCAAGGGCCGGGTGCCCGTGATTGCCGGCGCCGGCTCCAACTCCACCAAGGAAGCAGTCGAGCTGGCCCAGCACGCCGAGAAGGCGGGCGCCAACGCCGTGCTGGTGGTGACGCCCTACTACAACAAGCCGACCCAGGAAGGCATGTATCAGCACTTCAAGGCGATCAACGATGCGATCGGGATTCCGATCATCATCTACAACATCCCTCCGCGCTCGGTGATCGACATGTCGGTCGACACCATGAAGCGTCTGTGGGAGCTGAAGAACATTGCCGGCGTCAAGGACGCCACCGCCAGCATGGTGCGCGTGTCGCAACAGCGCGCGGCACTCGGCGAGGACTTCAACCAGCTCTCTGGCGAAGACGCCACCATCATCGGCTACATGGCGCATGGCGGCCACGGCTGCATCTCGGTGACCTCGAACGTCGCGCCGCGTCTGTGCGCCGAGTTCCACGCCGCCTGGCAGAAGGGCGACGCCAAGGCGGCGCTCGCGATCCACGACAAGCTGATGCCGCTGCATAACAACCTTTTCATCGAGAGCAATCCGGCGCCGATCAAGTACGCGATGTCGCTGCTCGGCAAGTTCGACGAGACGCTGCGGCTGCCGATGGTGCCGGTGTCCGAATCGACGCGCGTTGCCGTGCGCAGCGCCATGGTGCACGCCGGACTGATCAACTGA
- the mscL gene encoding large conductance mechanosensitive channel protein MscL, with protein MLKEFRDFAMKGNVVDLAVAVIIGAAFGAIVTSMVNDIIMPIIGAITGGLDFSNYFVGLSSKVTEHNLADAKKQGAVLAYGSFFTLVVNFAIVAFVLFMVIRTMNQFKRKEEVKPAEPPKPSAEVVLLTEIRDLLKK; from the coding sequence ATGCTCAAGGAATTTCGCGATTTCGCAATGAAAGGCAATGTCGTCGATCTCGCCGTTGCGGTCATCATCGGCGCCGCCTTCGGCGCCATCGTGACGTCGATGGTCAACGACATCATCATGCCGATCATAGGCGCGATCACCGGCGGCCTGGATTTCTCCAACTATTTCGTCGGACTCTCGAGCAAGGTCACGGAGCACAATCTCGCCGATGCCAAGAAGCAGGGGGCCGTGTTGGCTTACGGCAGCTTCTTCACGTTGGTCGTGAACTTTGCCATCGTCGCCTTCGTGCTGTTCATGGTCATCCGCACCATGAACCAGTTCAAGCGCAAGGAAGAGGTCAAGCCCGCGGAGCCGCCGAAGCCGTCGGCCGAGGTCGTGCTGCTGACCGAGATCCGCGATCTCCTCAAGAAGTGA
- the smpB gene encoding SsrA-binding protein SmpB has protein sequence MADKNERPIKVMAENRKARFNYAIEDTIEAGIALTGTEVKSIRNGKSTIAESYADSKDGEIWLINATIPEYLQGNRFNHEPKRPRKLLLHRRQINKLMGAVDREGMTLIPLKLYFNERGRAKLQLAVAKGKKLHDKRESEKKRDWSREKGRLMRARG, from the coding sequence ATGGCCGATAAGAACGAACGTCCTATCAAGGTCATGGCGGAAAATCGCAAGGCCCGCTTCAACTATGCGATCGAGGATACGATCGAGGCGGGCATTGCGCTGACCGGAACCGAGGTGAAGTCGATCCGCAACGGCAAGAGCACGATTGCGGAGTCCTACGCCGATTCCAAGGACGGCGAGATCTGGCTGATCAACGCCACCATTCCCGAATATCTCCAGGGCAACCGCTTCAACCACGAGCCCAAGCGGCCGCGAAAGCTGCTGCTACACCGCCGGCAGATCAACAAGCTGATGGGCGCGGTCGACCGCGAAGGCATGACGCTGATCCCGCTCAAGCTCTATTTCAACGAGCGCGGGCGGGCCAAGCTGCAGCTCGCGGTAGCAAAGGGCAAGAAGCTGCACGACAAGCGCGAGAGCGAGAAGAAGCGCGACTGGAGCCGGGAGAAGGGCCGGCTGATGCGGGCGAGGGGGTAG
- a CDS encoding peroxiredoxin, whose protein sequence is MSQKNLLEVDWSQIPAPADDGGAAHLKGLTLPAIGLRATDDNSVDLSALPGRTVVFAYPRTGEPGKIALVDDWDMIPGARGCTPQTCAFRDLFADLKAAGAGQVYGLSTQSNAYQTEMASRLHLPFPVLSDEKLALTRALNLPTMEVAGLTLIKRLALIVDDARITHVFYPVFPPDRNAGDVLDWLKANPAKTPAKG, encoded by the coding sequence ATGTCTCAGAAAAACCTGCTCGAGGTCGACTGGAGCCAGATCCCGGCACCCGCCGACGATGGCGGTGCCGCGCATCTGAAGGGGCTGACGCTGCCTGCGATCGGCCTGCGTGCGACCGATGACAATTCGGTCGATCTGTCGGCGCTCCCGGGCCGCACCGTGGTGTTCGCCTATCCGCGCACCGGCGAGCCCGGCAAGATCGCGCTGGTCGACGATTGGGACATGATCCCGGGGGCGCGAGGCTGCACGCCGCAGACATGTGCGTTTCGCGACCTGTTTGCCGATCTGAAAGCCGCGGGCGCCGGCCAGGTGTACGGGCTTTCGACCCAGAGCAACGCCTATCAGACCGAGATGGCGTCGCGGCTGCATCTTCCGTTCCCGGTACTCTCGGACGAGAAGCTTGCGCTCACGCGCGCGCTGAATCTGCCGACCATGGAGGTCGCGGGCCTGACGCTGATCAAGCGCCTCGCGCTGATCGTCGACGACGCCAGGATCACGCATGTGTTCTATCCGGTGTTCCCTCCCGATCGGAACGCCGGCGATGTGCTTGACTGGCTGAAGGCCAATCCCGCAAAGACTCCGGCAAAGGGTTGA
- a CDS encoding uracil-DNA glycosylase, with the protein MTTSRSEAARSSRQAPTLVPDRDCPLCPRLVAFREANRAREPLWHNAPVPPFGDIKARLLIVGLAPGMQGANRTGRPFTGDYAGDLLYATLLEYGFAKGTYQARPDDGLKLVDCRIANAVHCVPPQNKPLPIEINTCRPFLVANLETMPNLRAIVALGRIAHDTVLKPLKLKASQAPFGHGAEHQAGRFKLYDSYHCSRYNTNTGVLTTDMFRSVFAKIRADLD; encoded by the coding sequence ATGACGACTTCGAGGAGTGAGGCGGCCCGGTCCAGCCGCCAGGCCCCCACCCTCGTTCCCGACCGTGACTGCCCGCTCTGTCCGCGCCTGGTCGCCTTTCGCGAGGCGAACCGCGCGCGCGAGCCGCTGTGGCACAACGCGCCGGTGCCGCCGTTCGGCGATATCAAGGCACGCCTGTTGATCGTCGGCCTTGCGCCGGGAATGCAGGGCGCCAACCGCACCGGCCGCCCGTTCACCGGCGATTATGCGGGCGACCTGCTCTACGCCACGCTGCTCGAATACGGTTTCGCCAAGGGCACCTACCAGGCGCGTCCCGACGACGGGCTGAAGCTTGTCGACTGCCGGATCGCCAATGCCGTGCATTGCGTTCCGCCACAGAACAAGCCGCTGCCGATCGAGATCAACACCTGTCGCCCGTTTCTCGTCGCCAACCTCGAGACGATGCCGAACTTGCGCGCGATCGTGGCGCTCGGACGCATTGCGCACGACACTGTGCTCAAGCCGCTGAAGCTGAAGGCCTCGCAAGCGCCCTTCGGCCACGGCGCCGAGCACCAGGCAGGCCGGTTCAAGCTCTACGACAGCTATCACTGCTCCCGCTACAACACGAACACGGGCGTGCTGACGACGGACATGTTCCGCAGCGTGTTCGCGAAGATAAGAGCCGACCTCGACTAG